From a region of the Pseudomonas fulva 12-X genome:
- a CDS encoding bile acid:sodium symporter family protein encodes MARSRLLPDNFTLTLIAVVLTATFLPVSGQAAVAFGWITNLAIALLFFLHGAKLSREAILAGAGHWRLHLLVFSCTFILFPLLGLALKPLLSPLIGTELYLGMLYLCALPATVQSAIAFTSLARGNIPAAICSAAASSLFGIFLTPLLVALLMDVHGSGGSMLDAIGKITLQLLVPFIAGQIARRWIGAWVGRNKNWLKYVDQSSILLVVYTAFSEAVVEGLWNQVSWPTLGLLILSCCILLALALGITALLGRVCGFNQEDRITILFCGSKKSLATGVPMAQVLFAGGSIGLMILPMMLFHQIQLMVCAVLAQRYARRPEAAVEAQAAQPAPVAKAP; translated from the coding sequence ATGGCCCGTTCCCGTTTACTGCCCGACAACTTCACCCTGACGCTGATCGCCGTCGTACTAACCGCCACCTTCCTGCCGGTCAGCGGCCAGGCGGCCGTGGCGTTCGGCTGGATCACCAACCTGGCGATCGCCCTGCTGTTCTTCCTGCACGGCGCCAAGCTGTCGCGCGAGGCGATCCTCGCCGGCGCCGGCCACTGGCGTTTGCACCTGTTGGTATTCAGCTGCACCTTCATCCTCTTCCCGCTGCTCGGCCTAGCGCTCAAGCCGCTGCTGTCGCCGCTGATCGGCACCGAGCTGTACCTGGGCATGCTCTACCTGTGCGCGCTGCCGGCCACCGTGCAGTCAGCCATCGCCTTCACCTCGCTGGCGCGCGGCAACATCCCGGCTGCGATCTGCAGTGCGGCGGCCTCCAGCCTGTTCGGCATCTTCCTCACCCCGCTGTTGGTGGCGCTGCTGATGGACGTACACGGCAGCGGCGGCTCGATGCTCGACGCCATCGGCAAGATCACCCTGCAACTGCTGGTGCCCTTCATCGCCGGCCAGATCGCTCGCCGCTGGATCGGCGCCTGGGTTGGCCGCAACAAGAACTGGCTCAAGTACGTCGACCAGAGCTCGATCCTCCTGGTGGTCTACACCGCGTTCAGCGAGGCGGTGGTCGAAGGCCTGTGGAATCAGGTGTCCTGGCCGACCCTGGGTCTGCTGATCCTCTCCTGCTGCATTCTGCTGGCCCTGGCGCTGGGCATTACCGCGCTGCTCGGCAGGGTGTGCGGCTTCAACCAGGAAGACCGCATCACCATCCTGTTCTGCGGCTCGAAGAAGAGCCTGGCCACTGGCGTGCCGATGGCCCAGGTGCTGTTCGCCGGTGGCAGCATCGGCCTGATGATCCTGCCGATGATGCTGTTCCACCAGATCCAGCTGATGGTTTGCGCGGTGCTCGCCCAGCGCTACGCGCGCCGTCCGGAAGCTGCCGTCGAAGCGCAGGCCGCGCAGCCTGCGCCCGTCGCCAAGGCGCCGTGA